Proteins from a genomic interval of Nasonia vitripennis strain AsymCx chromosome 3, Nvit_psr_1.1, whole genome shotgun sequence:
- the LOC100116551 gene encoding inner centromere protein isoform X4 has protein sequence MPGAGGQPPQRTTFRPPWVKDGPPPIPMPTAPWTLNSRRDSKTPTDDAPAFTKVTLKSVPKPADAKPAEPQSPAAAESRKTSKITIVPSQPKSDKKAGQPPAPAPSKARENGRPEPSSRPQLERQTRVERSRSRGDQIPLSKSESTTGAPTLPKSASRANIPPPPPPRPPPPPPGRTILKDLPPLTEKQQKTIEMLKSRPRKRPDWSDMMKEVESGRKLRHVTCNDRSAPLIERVITKVTADPAGDAHFVFDSEKSNVHNKLLQQIQEGVKLKSVKTNDRSKPILQGLRKFRRQLTIEEQMQKAEQAPTEEPIPDEMDDIDAVRDDLQSTKQMLALELRNKEALERENKRLQNPLDSSPERLLELEKLQQEQFRSQARILNLEVELERAKSQKTVQEHKQQDEKLSESLKKEAEQARKDAERLEKDFASAAEERDKAKNELEDMKRMYANLEKRMKAGMALAGCPSAKDVARIASQKSMDKPEPEESEEEEEESSEEESEEDEDPKVAEEKRQQREIKLMKTKIRNFKDKTANSKKERQVLKDQIKQQNKLLKEEKKKFKALQKEVDKMAKLMADADDEEEEEEEEEEEEEEEEEETESEEESESEESEDDEESETDDESAPIEKRKTKLQGRVKRHEGRLAALKKGNYLLKAQVDRLKDDLSKQREESISLQEDLDSVLAELG, from the exons ATGCCTGGCGCTGGGGGTCAACCACCCCAACGGACGACGTTCAGGCCACCCTGGGTCAAAGATGGACCACCGCCGATACCGATGCCGACAGCGCCGTGGACTCTAAACTCTCGGAGAGACTCCAAAACTCCAACGGATGACGCGCCAGCCTTCACAAAAGTCACGCTCAAG AGCGTACCAAAGCCGGCAGACGCCAAGCCGGCCGAGCCACAGTCACCCGCAGCCGCCGAGAGCCGCAAGACGAGCAAAATCACCATCGTGCCGTCGCAGCCAAAGAGCGATAAGAAAGCAGGCCAACCCCCGGCACCAGCCCCTTCGAAGGCTCGGGAAAATGGCCGGCCAGAGCCAAGTTCGAGACCGCAGCTCGAGCGCCAGACTCGCGTCGAGAGATCGAGGTCTCGGGGTGACCAGATTCCTCTCTCTAAGAGCGAGAGCACGACCG gagcCCCAACGCTGCCGAAGAGTGCCTCGAGGGCGAACAtacctccgccgccgccgcccagACCACCACCACCGCCTCCGGGAAGGACAATATTGAAGGACCTGCCGCCTCTCACGGAGAAGCAGCAGAAGACCATAGAAATGCTCAAGTCGAGACCGAGAAAACGCCCGGACTGGAGTGACATGATGAAGGAGGTCGAAAGTGGCAGAAAACTCCGACACGTCACCTGCAACGACAGGAGTGCGCCGCTCATCGAGAGGGTCATCACAAAAGTCACGGCCGATCCAGCCG GAGACGCACATTTCGTTTTCGATTCAGAAAAGTCAAATGTGCACAACAAACTACTTCAACAAATCCAGGAGGGTGTCAAGCTGAAAAGCGTGAAAACGAATGACAGATCTAAACCCATCCTGCAGGGCCTGAGAAAGTTCAGAAGGCAGTTGACGATAGAGGAACAGATGCAGAAAGCGGAGCAGGCGCCCACGGAGGAGCCCATTCCAGACGAGATGGACGATATCGACGCCGTGCGCGACGATCTTCAGAGTACAAAACAGATGCTGGCATTGGAACTTCGGAATAAGGAggctctcgagagagagaacaaaagGCTACAG AATCCTTTAGATAGTAGTCCCGAACGACTACTCGAGCTTGAGAAGCTTCAACAAGAGCAATTTCGATCGCAGGCAAGGATTCTGAACCTCGAGGTAGAGCTGGAGCGGGCCAAGTCGCAGAAGACTGTTCAGGAGCACAAGCAGCAGGACGAGAAGTTGTCCGAGTCGCTGAAGAAGGAGGCCGAGCAGGCGAGAAAGGACGCCGAGAGGCTCGAGAAGGACTTCGCCAGCGCAGCCGAGGAGAGGGACAAGGCCAAGAACGAACTCGAGGACATGAAGAGGATGTACGCTAATCTGGAAAAACGCATGAAAGCTG GAATGGCTCTGGCTGGATGCCCCAGTGCCAAAGACGTTGCCAGAATCGCATCCCAAAAGAGTATGGATAAGCCTGAACCCGAGGAGagcgaagaagaggaggaggagtcGTCAGAGGAGGAGAGCGAGGAAGACGAGGACCCTAAAGTCGCTGAGGAAAAACGCCAGCAAAGGGAGATCAAATTGATGAAAACGAAGATTAGGAATTTCAA agatAAGACTGCTAATtcaaagaaagagagacaagTACTGAAAGATCAAATCAAGCAACAGAATAAGCTATTgaaggaagaaaagaaaaagttcAAAGCTTTGCAAAAGGAAGTTGATAAGATGGCCAAACTGATGGCCGATGCAGatgacgaagaagaagaggaagaggaggaggaggaggaggaggaggaggaggaggaagagacAGAATCCGAGGAGGAATCCGAATCAGAAGAATCCGAAGATGACGAGGAATCAGAAACTGATGATGAATCTGCACCGATAGAGAAGCGCAAGACTAAACTACAG GGTCGTGTGAAGAGGCATGAAGGAAGATTAGCAGCATTAAAGAAAGGCAACTACTTACTCAAGGCGCAAGTGGATAGATTGAAGGATGATTTGTCAAAGCAGCGTGAAGAAAGCATCTCTTTACAAGAAGATTTAGACTCAGTCTTAGCGGAATTGGGTTAA
- the LOC100116551 gene encoding glutamic acid-rich protein isoform X10 — protein sequence MSVPKPADAKPAEPQSPAAAESRKTSKITIVPSQPKSDKKAGQPPAPAPSKARENGRPEPSSRPQLERQTRVERSRSRGDQIPLSKSESTTGAPTLPKSASRANIPPPPPPRPPPPPPGRTILKDLPPLTEKQQKTIEMLKSRPRKRPDWSDMMKEVESGRKLRHVTCNDRSAPLIERVITKVTADPAGDAHFVFDSEKSNVHNKLLQQIQEGVKLKSVKTNDRSKPILQGLRKFRRQLTIEEQMQKAEQAPTEEPIPDEMDDIDAVRDDLQSTKQMLALELRNKEALERENKRLQARILNLEVELERAKSQKTVQEHKQQDEKLSESLKKEAEQARKDAERLEKDFASAAEERDKAKNELEDMKRMYANLEKRMKAGMALAGCPSAKDVARIASQKSMDKPEPEESEEEEEESSEEESEEDEDPKVAEEKRQQREIKLMKTKIRNFKDKTANSKKERQVLKDQIKQQNKLLKEEKKKFKALQKEVDKMAKLMADADDEEEEEEEEEEEEEEEEEETESEEESESEESEDDEESETDDESAPIEKRKTKLQGRVKRHEGRLAALKKGNYLLKAQVDRLKDDLSKQREESISLQEDLDSVLAELG from the exons ATG AGCGTACCAAAGCCGGCAGACGCCAAGCCGGCCGAGCCACAGTCACCCGCAGCCGCCGAGAGCCGCAAGACGAGCAAAATCACCATCGTGCCGTCGCAGCCAAAGAGCGATAAGAAAGCAGGCCAACCCCCGGCACCAGCCCCTTCGAAGGCTCGGGAAAATGGCCGGCCAGAGCCAAGTTCGAGACCGCAGCTCGAGCGCCAGACTCGCGTCGAGAGATCGAGGTCTCGGGGTGACCAGATTCCTCTCTCTAAGAGCGAGAGCACGACCG gagcCCCAACGCTGCCGAAGAGTGCCTCGAGGGCGAACAtacctccgccgccgccgcccagACCACCACCACCGCCTCCGGGAAGGACAATATTGAAGGACCTGCCGCCTCTCACGGAGAAGCAGCAGAAGACCATAGAAATGCTCAAGTCGAGACCGAGAAAACGCCCGGACTGGAGTGACATGATGAAGGAGGTCGAAAGTGGCAGAAAACTCCGACACGTCACCTGCAACGACAGGAGTGCGCCGCTCATCGAGAGGGTCATCACAAAAGTCACGGCCGATCCAGCCG GAGACGCACATTTCGTTTTCGATTCAGAAAAGTCAAATGTGCACAACAAACTACTTCAACAAATCCAGGAGGGTGTCAAGCTGAAAAGCGTGAAAACGAATGACAGATCTAAACCCATCCTGCAGGGCCTGAGAAAGTTCAGAAGGCAGTTGACGATAGAGGAACAGATGCAGAAAGCGGAGCAGGCGCCCACGGAGGAGCCCATTCCAGACGAGATGGACGATATCGACGCCGTGCGCGACGATCTTCAGAGTACAAAACAGATGCTGGCATTGGAACTTCGGAATAAGGAggctctcgagagagagaacaaaagGCTACAG GCAAGGATTCTGAACCTCGAGGTAGAGCTGGAGCGGGCCAAGTCGCAGAAGACTGTTCAGGAGCACAAGCAGCAGGACGAGAAGTTGTCCGAGTCGCTGAAGAAGGAGGCCGAGCAGGCGAGAAAGGACGCCGAGAGGCTCGAGAAGGACTTCGCCAGCGCAGCCGAGGAGAGGGACAAGGCCAAGAACGAACTCGAGGACATGAAGAGGATGTACGCTAATCTGGAAAAACGCATGAAAGCTG GAATGGCTCTGGCTGGATGCCCCAGTGCCAAAGACGTTGCCAGAATCGCATCCCAAAAGAGTATGGATAAGCCTGAACCCGAGGAGagcgaagaagaggaggaggagtcGTCAGAGGAGGAGAGCGAGGAAGACGAGGACCCTAAAGTCGCTGAGGAAAAACGCCAGCAAAGGGAGATCAAATTGATGAAAACGAAGATTAGGAATTTCAA agatAAGACTGCTAATtcaaagaaagagagacaagTACTGAAAGATCAAATCAAGCAACAGAATAAGCTATTgaaggaagaaaagaaaaagttcAAAGCTTTGCAAAAGGAAGTTGATAAGATGGCCAAACTGATGGCCGATGCAGatgacgaagaagaagaggaagaggaggaggaggaggaggaggaggaggaggaggaagagacAGAATCCGAGGAGGAATCCGAATCAGAAGAATCCGAAGATGACGAGGAATCAGAAACTGATGATGAATCTGCACCGATAGAGAAGCGCAAGACTAAACTACAG GGTCGTGTGAAGAGGCATGAAGGAAGATTAGCAGCATTAAAGAAAGGCAACTACTTACTCAAGGCGCAAGTGGATAGATTGAAGGATGATTTGTCAAAGCAGCGTGAAGAAAGCATCTCTTTACAAGAAGATTTAGACTCAGTCTTAGCGGAATTGGGTTAA
- the LOC100116551 gene encoding glutamic acid-rich protein isoform X9 has product MVSSVPKPADAKPAEPQSPAAAESRKTSKITIVPSQPKSDKKAGQPPAPAPSKARENGRPEPSSRPQLERQTRVERSRSRGDQIPLSKSESTTGAPTLPKSASRANIPPPPPPRPPPPPPGRTILKDLPPLTEKQQKTIEMLKSRPRKRPDWSDMMKEVESGRKLRHVTCNDRSAPLIERVITKVTADPAGDAHFVFDSEKSNVHNKLLQQIQEGVKLKSVKTNDRSKPILQGLRKFRRQLTIEEQMQKAEQAPTEEPIPDEMDDIDAVRDDLQSTKQMLALELRNKEALERENKRLQARILNLEVELERAKSQKTVQEHKQQDEKLSESLKKEAEQARKDAERLEKDFASAAEERDKAKNELEDMKRMYANLEKRMKAGMALAGCPSAKDVARIASQKSMDKPEPEESEEEEEESSEEESEEDEDPKVAEEKRQQREIKLMKTKIRNFKDKTANSKKERQVLKDQIKQQNKLLKEEKKKFKALQKEVDKMAKLMADADDEEEEEEEEEEEEEEEEEETESEEESESEESEDDEESETDDESAPIEKRKTKLQGRVKRHEGRLAALKKGNYLLKAQVDRLKDDLSKQREESISLQEDLDSVLAELG; this is encoded by the exons ATGGTGAGC AGCGTACCAAAGCCGGCAGACGCCAAGCCGGCCGAGCCACAGTCACCCGCAGCCGCCGAGAGCCGCAAGACGAGCAAAATCACCATCGTGCCGTCGCAGCCAAAGAGCGATAAGAAAGCAGGCCAACCCCCGGCACCAGCCCCTTCGAAGGCTCGGGAAAATGGCCGGCCAGAGCCAAGTTCGAGACCGCAGCTCGAGCGCCAGACTCGCGTCGAGAGATCGAGGTCTCGGGGTGACCAGATTCCTCTCTCTAAGAGCGAGAGCACGACCG gagcCCCAACGCTGCCGAAGAGTGCCTCGAGGGCGAACAtacctccgccgccgccgcccagACCACCACCACCGCCTCCGGGAAGGACAATATTGAAGGACCTGCCGCCTCTCACGGAGAAGCAGCAGAAGACCATAGAAATGCTCAAGTCGAGACCGAGAAAACGCCCGGACTGGAGTGACATGATGAAGGAGGTCGAAAGTGGCAGAAAACTCCGACACGTCACCTGCAACGACAGGAGTGCGCCGCTCATCGAGAGGGTCATCACAAAAGTCACGGCCGATCCAGCCG GAGACGCACATTTCGTTTTCGATTCAGAAAAGTCAAATGTGCACAACAAACTACTTCAACAAATCCAGGAGGGTGTCAAGCTGAAAAGCGTGAAAACGAATGACAGATCTAAACCCATCCTGCAGGGCCTGAGAAAGTTCAGAAGGCAGTTGACGATAGAGGAACAGATGCAGAAAGCGGAGCAGGCGCCCACGGAGGAGCCCATTCCAGACGAGATGGACGATATCGACGCCGTGCGCGACGATCTTCAGAGTACAAAACAGATGCTGGCATTGGAACTTCGGAATAAGGAggctctcgagagagagaacaaaagGCTACAG GCAAGGATTCTGAACCTCGAGGTAGAGCTGGAGCGGGCCAAGTCGCAGAAGACTGTTCAGGAGCACAAGCAGCAGGACGAGAAGTTGTCCGAGTCGCTGAAGAAGGAGGCCGAGCAGGCGAGAAAGGACGCCGAGAGGCTCGAGAAGGACTTCGCCAGCGCAGCCGAGGAGAGGGACAAGGCCAAGAACGAACTCGAGGACATGAAGAGGATGTACGCTAATCTGGAAAAACGCATGAAAGCTG GAATGGCTCTGGCTGGATGCCCCAGTGCCAAAGACGTTGCCAGAATCGCATCCCAAAAGAGTATGGATAAGCCTGAACCCGAGGAGagcgaagaagaggaggaggagtcGTCAGAGGAGGAGAGCGAGGAAGACGAGGACCCTAAAGTCGCTGAGGAAAAACGCCAGCAAAGGGAGATCAAATTGATGAAAACGAAGATTAGGAATTTCAA agatAAGACTGCTAATtcaaagaaagagagacaagTACTGAAAGATCAAATCAAGCAACAGAATAAGCTATTgaaggaagaaaagaaaaagttcAAAGCTTTGCAAAAGGAAGTTGATAAGATGGCCAAACTGATGGCCGATGCAGatgacgaagaagaagaggaagaggaggaggaggaggaggaggaggaggaggaggaagagacAGAATCCGAGGAGGAATCCGAATCAGAAGAATCCGAAGATGACGAGGAATCAGAAACTGATGATGAATCTGCACCGATAGAGAAGCGCAAGACTAAACTACAG GGTCGTGTGAAGAGGCATGAAGGAAGATTAGCAGCATTAAAGAAAGGCAACTACTTACTCAAGGCGCAAGTGGATAGATTGAAGGATGATTTGTCAAAGCAGCGTGAAGAAAGCATCTCTTTACAAGAAGATTTAGACTCAGTCTTAGCGGAATTGGGTTAA
- the LOC100116551 gene encoding glutamic acid-rich protein isoform X6, translating to MSVPKPADAKPAEPQSPAAAESRKTSKITIVPSQPKSDKKAGQPPAPAPSKARENGRPEPSSRPQLERQTRVERSRSRGDQIPLSKSESTTGAPTLPKSASRANIPPPPPPRPPPPPPGRTILKDLPPLTEKQQKTIEMLKSRPRKRPDWSDMMKEVESGRKLRHVTCNDRSAPLIERVITKVTADPAGDAHFVFDSEKSNVHNKLLQQIQEGVKLKSVKTNDRSKPILQGLRKFRRQLTIEEQMQKAEQAPTEEPIPDEMDDIDAVRDDLQSTKQMLALELRNKEALERENKRLQARILNLEVELERAKSQKTVQEHKQQDEKLSESLKKEAEQARKDAERLEKDFASAAEERDKAKNELEDMKRMYANLEKRMKAGSKETSQQSERGSTSETESESVDESEDGQSACETEHNGSEYENEPIVELAEDTIEVAWWDVSGMALAGCPSAKDVARIASQKSMDKPEPEESEEEEEESSEEESEEDEDPKVAEEKRQQREIKLMKTKIRNFKDKTANSKKERQVLKDQIKQQNKLLKEEKKKFKALQKEVDKMAKLMADADDEEEEEEEEEEEEEEEEEETESEEESESEESEDDEESETDDESAPIEKRKTKLQGRVKRHEGRLAALKKGNYLLKAQVDRLKDDLSKQREESISLQEDLDSVLAELG from the exons ATG AGCGTACCAAAGCCGGCAGACGCCAAGCCGGCCGAGCCACAGTCACCCGCAGCCGCCGAGAGCCGCAAGACGAGCAAAATCACCATCGTGCCGTCGCAGCCAAAGAGCGATAAGAAAGCAGGCCAACCCCCGGCACCAGCCCCTTCGAAGGCTCGGGAAAATGGCCGGCCAGAGCCAAGTTCGAGACCGCAGCTCGAGCGCCAGACTCGCGTCGAGAGATCGAGGTCTCGGGGTGACCAGATTCCTCTCTCTAAGAGCGAGAGCACGACCG gagcCCCAACGCTGCCGAAGAGTGCCTCGAGGGCGAACAtacctccgccgccgccgcccagACCACCACCACCGCCTCCGGGAAGGACAATATTGAAGGACCTGCCGCCTCTCACGGAGAAGCAGCAGAAGACCATAGAAATGCTCAAGTCGAGACCGAGAAAACGCCCGGACTGGAGTGACATGATGAAGGAGGTCGAAAGTGGCAGAAAACTCCGACACGTCACCTGCAACGACAGGAGTGCGCCGCTCATCGAGAGGGTCATCACAAAAGTCACGGCCGATCCAGCCG GAGACGCACATTTCGTTTTCGATTCAGAAAAGTCAAATGTGCACAACAAACTACTTCAACAAATCCAGGAGGGTGTCAAGCTGAAAAGCGTGAAAACGAATGACAGATCTAAACCCATCCTGCAGGGCCTGAGAAAGTTCAGAAGGCAGTTGACGATAGAGGAACAGATGCAGAAAGCGGAGCAGGCGCCCACGGAGGAGCCCATTCCAGACGAGATGGACGATATCGACGCCGTGCGCGACGATCTTCAGAGTACAAAACAGATGCTGGCATTGGAACTTCGGAATAAGGAggctctcgagagagagaacaaaagGCTACAG GCAAGGATTCTGAACCTCGAGGTAGAGCTGGAGCGGGCCAAGTCGCAGAAGACTGTTCAGGAGCACAAGCAGCAGGACGAGAAGTTGTCCGAGTCGCTGAAGAAGGAGGCCGAGCAGGCGAGAAAGGACGCCGAGAGGCTCGAGAAGGACTTCGCCAGCGCAGCCGAGGAGAGGGACAAGGCCAAGAACGAACTCGAGGACATGAAGAGGATGTACGCTAATCTGGAAAAACGCATGAAAGCTG GCTCCAAAGAAACAAGCCAACAATCCGAGCGTGGCTCTACGAGTGAAACTGAAAGCGAATCTGTGGATGAGTCGGAGGATGGTCAATCCGCATGCGAGACAGAGCACAATGGCTCGGAGTATGAAAACGAGCCCATTGTGGAACTGGCCGAGGATACAATAGAGGTGGCTTGGTGGGATGTTTCAGGAATGGCTCTGGCTGGATGCCCCAGTGCCAAAGACGTTGCCAGAATCGCATCCCAAAAGAGTATGGATAAGCCTGAACCCGAGGAGagcgaagaagaggaggaggagtcGTCAGAGGAGGAGAGCGAGGAAGACGAGGACCCTAAAGTCGCTGAGGAAAAACGCCAGCAAAGGGAGATCAAATTGATGAAAACGAAGATTAGGAATTTCAA agatAAGACTGCTAATtcaaagaaagagagacaagTACTGAAAGATCAAATCAAGCAACAGAATAAGCTATTgaaggaagaaaagaaaaagttcAAAGCTTTGCAAAAGGAAGTTGATAAGATGGCCAAACTGATGGCCGATGCAGatgacgaagaagaagaggaagaggaggaggaggaggaggaggaggaggaggaggaagagacAGAATCCGAGGAGGAATCCGAATCAGAAGAATCCGAAGATGACGAGGAATCAGAAACTGATGATGAATCTGCACCGATAGAGAAGCGCAAGACTAAACTACAG GGTCGTGTGAAGAGGCATGAAGGAAGATTAGCAGCATTAAAGAAAGGCAACTACTTACTCAAGGCGCAAGTGGATAGATTGAAGGATGATTTGTCAAAGCAGCGTGAAGAAAGCATCTCTTTACAAGAAGATTTAGACTCAGTCTTAGCGGAATTGGGTTAA
- the LOC100116551 gene encoding glutamic acid-rich protein isoform X2 — MPGAGGQPPQRTTFRPPWVKDGPPPIPMPTAPWTLNSRRDSKTPTDDAPAFTKVTLKSVPKPADAKPAEPQSPAAAESRKTSKITIVPSQPKSDKKAGQPPAPAPSKARENGRPEPSSRPQLERQTRVERSRSRGDQIPLSKSESTTGAPTLPKSASRANIPPPPPPRPPPPPPGRTILKDLPPLTEKQQKTIEMLKSRPRKRPDWSDMMKEVESGRKLRHVTCNDRSAPLIERVITKVTADPAGDAHFVFDSEKSNVHNKLLQQIQEGVKLKSVKTNDRSKPILQGLRKFRRQLTIEEQMQKAEQAPTEEPIPDEMDDIDAVRDDLQSTKQMLALELRNKEALERENKRLQARILNLEVELERAKSQKTVQEHKQQDEKLSESLKKEAEQARKDAERLEKDFASAAEERDKAKNELEDMKRMYANLEKRMKAGSKETSQQSERGSTSETESESVDESEDGQSACETEHNGSEYENEPIVELAEDTIEVAWWDVSGMALAGCPSAKDVARIASQKSMDKPEPEESEEEEEESSEEESEEDEDPKVAEEKRQQREIKLMKTKIRNFKDKTANSKKERQVLKDQIKQQNKLLKEEKKKFKALQKEVDKMAKLMADADDEEEEEEEEEEEEEEEEEETESEEESESEESEDDEESETDDESAPIEKRKTKLQGRVKRHEGRLAALKKGNYLLKAQVDRLKDDLSKQREESISLQEDLDSVLAELG; from the exons ATGCCTGGCGCTGGGGGTCAACCACCCCAACGGACGACGTTCAGGCCACCCTGGGTCAAAGATGGACCACCGCCGATACCGATGCCGACAGCGCCGTGGACTCTAAACTCTCGGAGAGACTCCAAAACTCCAACGGATGACGCGCCAGCCTTCACAAAAGTCACGCTCAAG AGCGTACCAAAGCCGGCAGACGCCAAGCCGGCCGAGCCACAGTCACCCGCAGCCGCCGAGAGCCGCAAGACGAGCAAAATCACCATCGTGCCGTCGCAGCCAAAGAGCGATAAGAAAGCAGGCCAACCCCCGGCACCAGCCCCTTCGAAGGCTCGGGAAAATGGCCGGCCAGAGCCAAGTTCGAGACCGCAGCTCGAGCGCCAGACTCGCGTCGAGAGATCGAGGTCTCGGGGTGACCAGATTCCTCTCTCTAAGAGCGAGAGCACGACCG gagcCCCAACGCTGCCGAAGAGTGCCTCGAGGGCGAACAtacctccgccgccgccgcccagACCACCACCACCGCCTCCGGGAAGGACAATATTGAAGGACCTGCCGCCTCTCACGGAGAAGCAGCAGAAGACCATAGAAATGCTCAAGTCGAGACCGAGAAAACGCCCGGACTGGAGTGACATGATGAAGGAGGTCGAAAGTGGCAGAAAACTCCGACACGTCACCTGCAACGACAGGAGTGCGCCGCTCATCGAGAGGGTCATCACAAAAGTCACGGCCGATCCAGCCG GAGACGCACATTTCGTTTTCGATTCAGAAAAGTCAAATGTGCACAACAAACTACTTCAACAAATCCAGGAGGGTGTCAAGCTGAAAAGCGTGAAAACGAATGACAGATCTAAACCCATCCTGCAGGGCCTGAGAAAGTTCAGAAGGCAGTTGACGATAGAGGAACAGATGCAGAAAGCGGAGCAGGCGCCCACGGAGGAGCCCATTCCAGACGAGATGGACGATATCGACGCCGTGCGCGACGATCTTCAGAGTACAAAACAGATGCTGGCATTGGAACTTCGGAATAAGGAggctctcgagagagagaacaaaagGCTACAG GCAAGGATTCTGAACCTCGAGGTAGAGCTGGAGCGGGCCAAGTCGCAGAAGACTGTTCAGGAGCACAAGCAGCAGGACGAGAAGTTGTCCGAGTCGCTGAAGAAGGAGGCCGAGCAGGCGAGAAAGGACGCCGAGAGGCTCGAGAAGGACTTCGCCAGCGCAGCCGAGGAGAGGGACAAGGCCAAGAACGAACTCGAGGACATGAAGAGGATGTACGCTAATCTGGAAAAACGCATGAAAGCTG GCTCCAAAGAAACAAGCCAACAATCCGAGCGTGGCTCTACGAGTGAAACTGAAAGCGAATCTGTGGATGAGTCGGAGGATGGTCAATCCGCATGCGAGACAGAGCACAATGGCTCGGAGTATGAAAACGAGCCCATTGTGGAACTGGCCGAGGATACAATAGAGGTGGCTTGGTGGGATGTTTCAGGAATGGCTCTGGCTGGATGCCCCAGTGCCAAAGACGTTGCCAGAATCGCATCCCAAAAGAGTATGGATAAGCCTGAACCCGAGGAGagcgaagaagaggaggaggagtcGTCAGAGGAGGAGAGCGAGGAAGACGAGGACCCTAAAGTCGCTGAGGAAAAACGCCAGCAAAGGGAGATCAAATTGATGAAAACGAAGATTAGGAATTTCAA agatAAGACTGCTAATtcaaagaaagagagacaagTACTGAAAGATCAAATCAAGCAACAGAATAAGCTATTgaaggaagaaaagaaaaagttcAAAGCTTTGCAAAAGGAAGTTGATAAGATGGCCAAACTGATGGCCGATGCAGatgacgaagaagaagaggaagaggaggaggaggaggaggaggaggaggaggaggaagagacAGAATCCGAGGAGGAATCCGAATCAGAAGAATCCGAAGATGACGAGGAATCAGAAACTGATGATGAATCTGCACCGATAGAGAAGCGCAAGACTAAACTACAG GGTCGTGTGAAGAGGCATGAAGGAAGATTAGCAGCATTAAAGAAAGGCAACTACTTACTCAAGGCGCAAGTGGATAGATTGAAGGATGATTTGTCAAAGCAGCGTGAAGAAAGCATCTCTTTACAAGAAGATTTAGACTCAGTCTTAGCGGAATTGGGTTAA